The DNA segment CCTCGCCGCGAGCACCCTCGCCCCACTCCTTCCGAGCAGGACGCGCGAAGCGCGAAGGTCCACCCTCGGCACGCGGTCCACGCGAGCGCGGAGCATCCCCGCTCCCGAACTCCTTGCGAGCCGGGCGACCCGCGCCCGCACGGTCCCGACCGAAGCGCGCGAGCCCCGAGCCACCCTCACCCGCCGGCTTCCGCTCCGCACGAGCCGCGGGCTTGCGCCGCACCGGCGCCGCGTCATCGTCCATGGCCAACTCGTCCTCATCCGCTTCATCGAAGCCCGGCGCCGCGCGACCATGACGCCGAGGCGGCAGCCGCAGGTCCGACGACGGAGGTGACGTCTTCCCGTCGGCCACCTCGTTCAACAGCTCGACCTCGGTCTTCTTCAGCGGACGCAGCTCACCCGGACGCAAGCCCTCCACGCCCACGCCCGCGTAGGCCGGACGGAACAGGCGCACCACCGGGTGACCCACGGCGGCGCACAACCGCTTGATGAGGTGCGGACGGCCCTCCGCCACCACGATCTTCAACCACGTGTTCTTCTCGGCGGCCTCGAACACGCCCACCGACACCGGCGTGGCCATGCCGTCCTCCAGCCGCACGCCGCCGCGCAGCTTCTCCAGCGTCGGCACGTCGGGCTGGCCCTTCACCTTCGCCAGGTACGTCCGAGGCACCTGGAAGCTCGGGTGCGTCAGCTTGTGCGCCAGCGCGCCATCATCCGTGAAGAGCAGCGCTCCCTCGGCGTCGTAGTCCAGCCGGCCCACGGGGAACAGGCGCTTGCCCGTCTCCTCCACGTAGTTCGCCACCGTCGGACGCCCCTGGGGGTCCGACAGCGTGGTCACCACGCCCACGGGCTTGTAGAGCAGGAAGTAGGACGATTCGTCCGGCGGCGTGACGAGCTTGCCGTCCACGGAGACCAGGTCCGTCCCCGGCTCCACCCGGCTTCCCAGCTCCGTCACCGTCGTGTTGTTCACCGCCACGCGGCCCGCGGTAATCAGTTCTTCTGCGTGCCGGCGCGAAGCAACTCCCGCGCGGGCCAGGTACTTCTGTAGTCGTTCGGCCGCCATTACTTCCCCTTCACTTGCTGCCCGTCACTCGGGCTTCTGCCCCTCGGTGCCCGTCTCGGGCTTGGGGGCTGTGTCCAGGACACTGGAGCTGGCCTTCTGTATCTGGTCAGCCGCCGCCATGGCTTCCTCCAGGTCCTCCAGCGCGGCCTCGCTCGCAGCCGCGCTCTTCTCCATCCGCTTCGTGAATCCCGGGTCGGAGAGTGCTTCCACCGTCCCCGCCGCCGGCGGTGCGGGTCGTACTTCTTTCTCCACGATTTCGCGATGCTCCTGCGTGAGCTCGTGGAATTCCCGCAGCGTGGGCAACGCCGACAGGTCCTTCAGGGCGAAGAACTCCAGGAATTCACGCGTAGTGCCATAGAGGATGGGTCGCCCCACCTCCTCGCGCTTGCCCAGGATCTTCACCAGCTTGCGGTCGATCAACGCCTTGAGCACGGCGCCGCAATCCACGCCACGGATGTCTTCCAGCTCCGGCCGCGTCACCGGCTGCCGGTACGCGATGATGGCCAGGGTCTCCACCGCCGCCCGGGTGAGCCGCTGGGGCTTCACGCGCAGGTAGCGCCGGACGTACTCGCCCGAGTGGGGGTCCGTGCGGAACTGCCAGCCGCCGGCCACCTCGTACAGGACGATGCCGCTGATGCCGTCCCGGTGGATGCCGGACAGCTGGTTGAGCGCCTCGGCGATGAGCGTCTGCTCGATGCCGGTCGCCTGGTACAGCTCGTCCACGGACAGGGGGCGCTCCGCGACGAAGAGCACGCTCTCGATGACCGTCCGGACGCGGTCCTGCGACAGCTTGCGGCTCTTGGAGACCAGCTTCTCGAAGGAGGTCTCCAGGTCGGGCGTGGACTCGGAGTCCTCCTCGATGGCGGCGGCCTCCACTTCGTCCAGCTCATCCGCCGGGCCGGGGCCCGTGACGGCCGCCAGCTCCTCCTCGGAGAAGGGGCTCGGCCCTCCGGACGCGGCGGACTCCTCGCCGTCTCCGCCTCGGGAGCCTTTCCTACCGGTAGTCACTCTCGTCGACCTCCGTGGGGGCCAGCCGCTCCAGGGCATCCCCGTTGGGCAACAACAGGATGGGCCCGAGCGGCTCGTCCTGTACCACACGGATGAGCCGGCGTTTCACCATTTCCAGAATCGCAAGGAAGGTGACGACAATCTCCTGGCGGGTGGGCGTGTCCTCCTCGGTGAACAGGCTCTCGAAGAGGACCTGCCCATTGGGACGCAGCCGCCCGACGATGCGCAGGATGGCCTCGGAGAGGGTGATTCGCTCCCGGACCACCTCGTGCTGGACCTTGGGCGTCAGCCGCTCCAGCACCCGGTCCAACGCCTCGATGAGCTTGAGGACGCTGAACTCCTGCAGGCCCACCTCCTCCTCGGGGATGGGCACCGCCTCCACCGGGACGCTGCGCGCGAACACGTCCCGGCCCAGGATGTCCTGGCGGGCCATGTGTTCGGCGGCGTCCTTGTACTTCTGGTACTCGAGCAGCCGGCGGACCAGCTCCGCGCGAGGGTCCTCGGGCTCCTCCACCGCGGCCAGGGCCTCGCCGCCCTCGGGCACCGCCACCGCGTCCTGGCGGGGCAGCAGCATGCGGCTCTTCAGGTGGGCCAACGTGGACGCCATCACCAGGAACTCCCCGGCGATGTCCAGGTTGATCTCCCGCATCCGCTCCAGGTGCTCCAGGTACTTCTCGGTGATGAGCGCCAGGGGGATGTCGAAGATGTCGACCCGGTGCTCCTTGATGAGATGGAGCAGCAGGTCGAGCGGCCCCTCGAAGTTGGGCAGCGCGACGCGGAAGGCGTCCGCCGGGGTCCGGGGCGGAGCGCCTTCGCCAAGGCCTTCATCGGCCGATGTCGGGCGGCCGTCACTCACCGGCGTGTTCCTGGCGGCCCTTCTGGCTGTCGGTGGCTGCTGGTCATCACGCAAGGGCCCGGATTCGCGTGATTCGAGCGCGAACCGGGGGACACACCTCCTTAACAGTGGGTCCCAGGTGGGTCAAACAAACGGCGGTAAACACCCGTTCAGGCCCCAGACCTCACGGGATGCCCACCGCGCGCCGGACCTTGTCCATCAGGACGGAGGCTTCCTGGCGGGCCCGCTGGGCTCCATCCTGGAGGATGCGCTCCAGCTCCGCGGGGTCGCCCGCCAGCTCGGCGTACCGCTGACGGGCCGGTCCGAAGGTCGTGTGGAAGGCCTCCAGGAGCTTCTTCTTGTAGTCCCCGTAGCCCTTCCCTCCCGCCCTCCACGACGCGTCCACCTCCGCGAACTCCGACGCCGGCAGCATCAGCTTGAGCAGGTCGTAGAGCGGCACCTCGCTGACGAGCGACGGGTCCGCCGGCTTGCCCTCGGGCACCGGCTTGGGCGCCTCCACCGGGGTGGAGTCCGTCTTGATGGACATGATGCGCTTCTTGATCTCCTTCTCGTCCCCGAACATCTCGATGGTGTTCCCGTAGGACTTGGACATCTTCTTGCCGTCCACGCCGGGCACCGTCTGGGTGGCCTCCTGGATGCGGGCCTGGGGCAGCTTGAGGATGCCGGGCGCGTGGCCGCGCTCCTTGCCGTCCGGGTCCGCCGGGTCGTAGCCCTTCACGTACTCGGTGTTGAACTTCACCGCCCAGTCGCGCGCGAACTCCACGTGCTGGATCTGATCCTTGCCCACCGGGACGAAGTCCGTGCTGTAGAGCAGGATGTCCGCCGCCATCAGCACGGGATAGGCGAAGAGGCCGAAGTCCGGGCT comes from the Myxococcus fulvus genome and includes:
- the scpB gene encoding SMC-Scp complex subunit ScpB; this translates as MTTGRKGSRGGDGEESAASGGPSPFSEEELAAVTGPGPADELDEVEAAAIEEDSESTPDLETSFEKLVSKSRKLSQDRVRTVIESVLFVAERPLSVDELYQATGIEQTLIAEALNQLSGIHRDGISGIVLYEVAGGWQFRTDPHSGEYVRRYLRVKPQRLTRAAVETLAIIAYRQPVTRPELEDIRGVDCGAVLKALIDRKLVKILGKREEVGRPILYGTTREFLEFFALKDLSALPTLREFHELTQEHREIVEKEVRPAPPAAGTVEALSDPGFTKRMEKSAAASEAALEDLEEAMAAADQIQKASSSVLDTAPKPETGTEGQKPE
- a CDS encoding segregation and condensation protein A is translated as MSDGRPTSADEGLGEGAPPRTPADAFRVALPNFEGPLDLLLHLIKEHRVDIFDIPLALITEKYLEHLERMREINLDIAGEFLVMASTLAHLKSRMLLPRQDAVAVPEGGEALAAVEEPEDPRAELVRRLLEYQKYKDAAEHMARQDILGRDVFARSVPVEAVPIPEEEVGLQEFSVLKLIEALDRVLERLTPKVQHEVVRERITLSEAILRIVGRLRPNGQVLFESLFTEEDTPTRQEIVVTFLAILEMVKRRLIRVVQDEPLGPILLLPNGDALERLAPTEVDESDYR
- the trpS gene encoding tryptophan--tRNA ligase, producing the protein MRTLSGVQSSGKLHIGNYFGAIRQFVQLQEEGEAYYFIANLHALTTVRDAKLALELTREAALAYLALGVDPKKAVLFRQSDVREVLELNWILGTVVPHAHLERAHSYKDKVAKGISPDFGLFAYPVLMAADILLYSTDFVPVGKDQIQHVEFARDWAVKFNTEYVKGYDPADPDGKERGHAPGILKLPQARIQEATQTVPGVDGKKMSKSYGNTIEMFGDEKEIKKRIMSIKTDSTPVEAPKPVPEGKPADPSLVSEVPLYDLLKLMLPASEFAEVDASWRAGGKGYGDYKKKLLEAFHTTFGPARQRYAELAGDPAELERILQDGAQRARQEASVLMDKVRRAVGIP